Proteins from a single region of Desulfobacter postgatei 2ac9:
- a CDS encoding AAA family ATPase: MKFPYGISDFKTVAGEGYFYCDRTDKIPLLENTKSQLFIRPRRFGKSLLLSMLENYYDVAKKDEFDSIFGKLKIGKTPTALHNSYFILKFDFSCVDCTGSAKEVKEALFDHINDCIKGFLLYYGEYDLPGIEINPKNAISSVKSLVSSVRMTPYPVYLLIDEYDNFANTIMMGIHSEEDRYKAIVHDEGPLKTFFKAVKSATSGSMIDRVFITGVSPVVMSDITSGYNIAENIYFEPEFNDLCGFRQQEIEAVLKEIVDQCGFEKEKIQEAVNLTKVYYNGYNFSHAIDEYVYNPTLCLYFLKQFEKTCTYPRKMLDSNLAVDESKLEYMARMPMGRDLLMNLVQKNHELIVSDIEDRFGIKEMLSDQSKDNMFLASFLYYFGVLTLAGDTPDLKVRLKVPNLVIKSLYVDRIQKMLLPDPGDRDEGSNAAEQVYQKGDMAPLCAFMKNKYFKVFHNRDYRWANELTIKTAFLTLLYNDILYIMDSETEINRRYADLTMIIRPDKRHGRIFDVLIEFKFVRLKHAGICAEKARDLSGDELAKLPEIVRQMENGEKQVCAYGHELEQRYGNLRLKKFVVVALGFERVCFKKLS, from the coding sequence ATGAAATTTCCATATGGCATATCTGATTTTAAAACCGTTGCCGGTGAGGGGTATTTCTATTGTGACAGGACCGATAAGATACCTTTGCTTGAAAATACAAAATCCCAGCTGTTTATCCGGCCCAGGCGGTTCGGCAAAAGCCTGCTTCTTTCAATGTTGGAAAACTATTATGATGTGGCAAAAAAGGATGAATTCGATTCGATTTTCGGGAAGTTGAAAATCGGAAAAACCCCAACGGCTCTGCACAATTCATATTTTATTTTGAAATTTGATTTTTCATGTGTTGATTGCACCGGCAGTGCAAAGGAAGTGAAGGAAGCTCTTTTTGATCATATTAACGACTGCATTAAAGGATTTTTGCTCTATTACGGGGAGTATGATCTTCCCGGGATTGAAATAAACCCCAAAAATGCCATAAGTTCTGTTAAATCGCTGGTAAGCTCGGTGCGCATGACCCCATATCCGGTATACCTTCTCATTGATGAATATGATAATTTTGCCAATACCATCATGATGGGCATACACAGCGAAGAAGACAGATATAAGGCCATTGTGCATGATGAAGGCCCTTTAAAGACTTTTTTCAAGGCAGTAAAATCCGCCACGTCCGGTTCCATGATTGATCGTGTGTTTATCACCGGGGTTTCTCCGGTTGTGATGAGCGATATCACAAGCGGATATAATATTGCCGAAAATATTTACTTTGAACCTGAATTTAATGATCTGTGCGGCTTCAGGCAGCAAGAAATTGAAGCGGTGCTCAAAGAAATTGTTGATCAATGTGGATTTGAAAAGGAAAAAATTCAGGAAGCCGTTAATTTGACGAAAGTCTATTATAATGGATATAATTTTTCCCATGCCATTGATGAATATGTGTATAACCCAACCCTGTGTTTATATTTTTTGAAACAGTTTGAAAAAACCTGCACCTATCCAAGGAAAATGCTGGATTCAAATCTTGCAGTGGATGAATCAAAACTTGAATATATGGCCCGGATGCCCATGGGAAGAGATCTTTTGATGAACCTGGTCCAGAAAAATCATGAGCTTATTGTCTCTGATATTGAAGACCGTTTCGGCATTAAAGAGATGCTGTCTGATCAATCCAAGGACAATATGTTTCTGGCATCTTTTCTTTATTATTTCGGCGTGTTGACCCTGGCCGGTGATACACCGGACTTAAAGGTGCGGTTAAAAGTTCCCAATCTTGTCATTAAAAGCCTGTATGTGGATCGAATTCAAAAAATGCTGCTGCCCGATCCCGGAGACAGGGATGAGGGTTCGAATGCGGCCGAACAGGTGTATCAAAAAGGAGATATGGCGCCGTTGTGCGCTTTTATGAAAAACAAATATTTCAAGGTGTTTCATAACAGGGACTATCGGTGGGCCAATGAATTGACCATAAAGACCGCGTTTTTAACTCTGCTCTACAATGATATCCTCTATATCATGGATTCTGAAACTGAAATTAACCGCAGATATGCCGATCTTACCATGATCATCCGGCCGGATAAGCGACATGGTAGAATATTTGATGTATTGATTGAGTTCAAGTTTGTAAGGCTCAAACATGCCGGAATCTGTGCTGAAAAGGCACGGGACTTGTCCGGGGATGAATTAGCAAAACTTCCTGAAATTGTAAGGCAGATGGAGAACGGTGAAAAACAGGTGTGTGCATACGGACATGAGCTTGAACAACGGTATGGGAATCTGCGTCTGAAAAAATTTGTGGTGGTTGCTTTGGGATTTGAAAGGGTATGTTTTAAAAAATTGAGTTGA
- a CDS encoding helix-turn-helix domain-containing protein: MLQEANDIIRIWPDIKSIFSVAHSKAEYDRQVSFLDSLLDEIGEDEGHPLASLVETVGSLVETYETAHLPEHEGAPADILNCLMQEHGVRQGDLPEIGSQGVVSEILSGKRRLNTRQVKALGKRFGVSPVVFI; encoded by the coding sequence ATGTTACAGGAGGCAAACGACATTATCCGGATCTGGCCGGATATTAAAAGCATCTTCTCCGTGGCCCATTCAAAAGCAGAATATGACCGGCAGGTATCTTTTCTTGACAGCCTTTTGGATGAAATCGGAGAGGACGAAGGACACCCGCTGGCGTCTCTGGTCGAGACCGTCGGCAGTCTTGTTGAAACGTATGAAACCGCCCACTTGCCGGAACATGAAGGCGCACCTGCTGACATCCTGAATTGTTTAATGCAGGAACACGGTGTCAGGCAGGGAGATCTGCCGGAGATCGGCAGTCAAGGGGTTGTATCTGAAATTTTGAGCGGAAAGCGCAGGCTTAATACCCGGCAGGTGAAGGCACTAGGAAAACGCTTCGGGGTTTCGCCGGTGGTGTTTATTTGA
- a CDS encoding type II toxin-antitoxin system HigB family toxin: MDFAERYPECSTALDAWYRIVKHTGFGNFAELRGVFPNADQVGGFTVFNIGGNKVRLIAAVHYNTQRLYIRHVLTHNEYDKKNGGKADVTGGKRHYPDLAGY, encoded by the coding sequence TTGGATTTTGCTGAACGATACCCGGAATGTTCAACCGCCCTGGATGCCTGGTACCGAATTGTGAAGCATACAGGGTTTGGCAACTTCGCTGAACTGAGAGGTGTTTTTCCAAATGCAGACCAGGTGGGCGGGTTTACCGTGTTTAATATCGGCGGGAACAAGGTCCGGCTTATTGCAGCTGTCCATTACAACACACAGCGGCTGTATATCCGGCATGTCCTCACGCATAACGAATATGACAAAAAAAATGGAGGGAAGGCTGATGTTACAGGAGGCAAACGACATTATCCGGATCTGGCCGGATATTAA
- a CDS encoding Uma2 family endonuclease: MSTEPQEKNIMTPGEYLALERASLDIRHEFYAGEIFAMVGASRHHNRINMNLARELGIKFKADNFRCEAFSNDMRVKIENGYVYPDIVITCGDAEFEDNEFDTLTNPVVIMEILSDSTELFDRTKKFFHYRKIPTLQEYILVSQHVISVNYNSRRTTIKIPEI, translated from the coding sequence ATGAGCACAGAACCGCAGGAAAAAAACATAATGACACCGGGGGAGTATCTTGCCCTTGAAAGAGCTTCGCTGGATATCAGACATGAATTTTATGCTGGTGAAATCTTCGCTATGGTTGGGGCAAGCAGGCACCACAACCGTATCAATATGAATCTTGCTAGGGAATTAGGGATTAAATTCAAAGCAGATAATTTCCGTTGCGAAGCGTTCTCCAATGACATGCGTGTAAAAATTGAAAACGGCTATGTGTACCCGGACATTGTTATTACTTGTGGTGATGCAGAGTTTGAAGATAATGAGTTTGACACCCTGACAAACCCAGTTGTCATAATGGAAATTCTTTCAGATTCAACAGAGCTATTTGACAGGACGAAAAAGTTTTTTCATTACAGAAAAATCCCGACACTTCAAGAGTATATCTTAGTCTCTCAACATGTGATCAGCGTCAATTATAATTCCCGCCGAACGACAATTAAAATTCCCGAAATTTAA